One Sander vitreus isolate 19-12246 chromosome 22, sanVit1, whole genome shotgun sequence DNA segment encodes these proteins:
- the LOC144536907 gene encoding clusterin-like protein 1 has translation MRRLLVQIICITEVLLCAADSPPLSEEDMLKELSAAGEQCVDEEIKRALLGVKQVMETMEKKEEKHSHFMDTLRHSSDKKMGAMQLVWETEQKLKEADQQCQDLTKSSFDECRPCLEDTCKAFFSSKCRRGFASFSFKPISLFRKMAAQLEAMDHVYNKNEKNVDRTNPPDNQVTEDAADLELLQADASFSQLLSNISLLYNQSIILVKRMQQVLGHSFLVAFTTEARPSPLSAMQGDLSSGFFRTVDLDHILDSVSDFGRNVLEEFSSTMADVFEEIQEAEEYFQQSNTDSGSLSALGLSQSRYLCRPLRRQASECWQLQSLCEACEVYLLKECPGVQHLHSEMEEMHMLLNASRLQYDDRLQLVQRHTADTQRWYRNMDDKYGWVSQLSNSTAGPHNIFSVISVNPQQQMKSIRPKPDSSVVVTMLDSAPITISVPAELEVDDNAFIQYVAQEALTLYKQQIRGIDPSSVVA, from the exons ATGAGGAGGCTGCTTGTTCAAATTATTTGCATCACTGAAGTGCTTCTTTGTGCTGCTGACTCTCCTCCGCTGAGTGAGGAGGACATGCTGAAAG AGCTGTCTGCAGCAGGAGAGCAGTGTGTTGATGAGGAGATAAAGCGAGCGTTACTGGGGGTGAAGCAGGTGATGGAAACCATggagaaaaaagaggagaagCACAGTCATTTCATGGACACCCTGAGACACAGCAGTGACAAGAAGATG GGGGCAATGCAGCTGGTCTGGGAAACAGAGCAAAAACTGAAGGAGGCTGATCAGCAATGTCAAGATTTAACCAAGTCTTCCTTCGATGAATGTCGACCTTGTCTTGAAGATACTTGTAAGGCCTTCTTTAGCTCTAAGTGTCGCCGTGGCTTCGCCTCTTTCTCATTTAAG CCAATTTCTCTTTTCAGGAAAATGGCCGCCCAACTGGAAGCCATGGATCATGTTTACAATAAGAACGAGAAGAATGTGGATCGCACCAACCCACCTGACAACCAGGTCACAGAAGATGCAGCAGATCTGGAGCTTCTGCAGGCAGATGCATCCTTCAGCCAGCTGCTGTCAAACATCAGCCTCCTGTACAACCAGAGCATCATACTGGTGAAAAGGATGCAACAGGTGTTGGGGCATTCCTTCCTGGTGGCCTTCACCACAGAGGCCCGACCCAGCCCGCTGTCGGCCATGCAGGGCGACTTGAGCTCTGGCTTCTTCAGGACGGTGGATCTGGATCACATCCTCGATTCCGTGTCTGACTTTGGGAGGAACGTGCTGGAAGAATTCAGCTCCACGATGGCTGATGTGTTTGAAGAGATACAAGAAGCAGAGGAGTACTTTCAGCAATCAA ACACAGATTCAGGATCCCTTTCTGCTTTGGGACTGTCCCAGAGCAGATATCTGTGCAGACCTCTCCGCAGACAAGCATCAGAGTGCTGGCAGCTCCAAAGTTTGTGCGAGGCATGTGAAGTTTATCTGCTAAAAG AG TGTCCCGGCGTCCAGCATTTACACTCTGAGATGGAGGAGATGCACATGCTGCTCAATGCCTCCCGTCTGCAGTACGACGACAGGCTGCAGCTGGTCCAgagacacacagcagacacacagagatggtACAGAAACATGGATGACAAATATGGCTGGGTCAGCCAGCTGTCCAACAGCACAGCGGGCCCACACAACATCTTCAGTGTGATCTCA GTGAATCCACAGCAACAGATGAAGAGCATCAGACCTAAACCTGACAGCAGTGTGGTTGTAACCATGCTGGACTCTGCCCCAATAACCATCTCAGTCCCAGCAGAGCTGGAGGTGGATGATAATGCATTTATCCAATATGTAGCTCAGGAGGCTCTGACACTCTATAAACAGCAGATAAGAGGTATTGATCCCAGTAGCGTTGTGGCTTAG
- the tyms gene encoding thymidylate synthase gives MPATSEIHTPSGCKMEEQKQPAAAAEEKKKFGVFCDERGYLDEIEYIMQHGRRKGDRTGTGVISVFGAQIRYSLRDQFPLLTTKRVFWKGILEELLWFIKGSTNAKELSEKGVKIWEANGSRDFLDNLGLTEREEGDLGPVYGFQWRHFGAEYTNMHADYTGQGVDQLQKVIDTINKNPEDRRIIMCAWNPKDLPLMALPPCHALCQFYVCDGELSCQLYQRSGDMGLGVPFNIASYALLTYMIAHLTGLKPGDFVHTLGDAHIYDNHIEPLKVQLQREIRPFPKLKILRKVESIDDFRAEDFEICDYNPHPTIKMQMAV, from the exons ATGCCCGCAActtcagaaatacacacaccaaGCGGTTGTAAAATGGAGGAGCAGAAGCAGCCCGCGGCGGCGgcggaagaaaagaagaaattcGGGGTTTTCTGTGATGAACGCGGGTATCTGGATGAGATCGAGTACATTATGCAGCACGGCCGCAGGAAGGGAGACCGAACCGGAACAGGAGTCATCTCTGTGTTCGGTGCTCAGATCAGATACAGTCTGCGAG ATCAGTTTCCCCTGCTGACAACCAAGAGAGTATTTTGGAAAGGGATCCTTGAAGAACTGCTGTGGTTTATTAAG GGATCAACAAATGCCAAGGAGCTCTCAGAGAAAGGGGTGAAGATTTGGGAAGCCAACGGGTCCCGGGACTTCCTGGACAACCTTGGGTTAACCGAGAGAGAGGAAGGCGACCTGGGGCCTGTGTATGGTTTCCAGTGGAGGCACTTTGGTGCAGagtacacaaacatgcatgcag ATTACACGGGACAAGGTGTTGACCAGCTGCAGAAGGTCATTGATACTATCAATAAGAATCCAGAGGACAGACGGATCATCATGTGTGCATGGAACCCCAAAG ACCTTCCCCTCATGGCTCTGCCCCCCTGCCACGCCCTCTGTCAGTTCTACGTGTGTGATGGCGAGCTGTCGTGTCAGCTCTACCAGCGTTCAGGTGATATGGGCCTGGGGGTGCCTTTCAATATCGCCAGCTATGCACTTCTTACCTACATGATTGCACACCTCACAGGACTCAAG CCCGGCGACTTTGTTCACACTCTGGGAGACGCTCACATCTACGACAACCACATCGAACCTCTCAAAGTACAG CTTCAGAGGGAGATCCGCCCCTTCCCCAAGCTGAagatcctgagaaaagtggagaGCATCGATGATTTCCGTGCAGAGGACTTTGAGATCTGCGACTACAACCCTCATCCAACCATTAAGATGCAGATGGCTGtctaa
- the enosf1 gene encoding mitochondrial enolase superfamily member 1, whose product MSHKIINVTVRDVRFPTSLEQHGSDAMHTDPDYSTAYVVIDTDCGLKGFGFTFTLGKGTEIVVCAVEALAVLVVGKFLQDIVSDFRGFYRLLTSDGQMRWLGPEKGVIHLATAAVLNAVWDLWARAEGKPLWKLLVDMDPKQIVSCIDFRYITDALTEEEALDILMKAQDGKQHREDLMLKEGYPAYTTSCAWLGYSDQLLKQLCTDALKSGWTKFKVKVGADLEDDIRRCRLIRQMIGPSNTLMIDANQRWDVAEAISWVSSLAEFKPLWIEEPTSPDDILGHAAISKALAPLGIGVATGEQCHSRVMFKQFLQASALQFVQIDSCRLGSVNENLAVLLMAHKFQVPVCPHAGGVGLCELVQHLILFDYICVSGSLSDRMCEYVDHLHEHFTSPVVIHNAHYMPPKEPGYSCEMLESSVQRHQYPDGDVWKMIINK is encoded by the exons ATGTCGCACAAAATTATTAATGTGACAGTCAGGGATGTGAGATTCCCGACGTCTTTGGAGCAGCACGGCTCTGATGCGATG CACACCGACCCGGATTATTCAACCGCATATGTGGTTATCGACACGGACTGCGGGTTGAAAGGCTTCGGCTTCACATTCACTCTGGGGAAAGGCACAGAGATTG TGGTGTGTGCTGTGGAGGCCCTGGCTGTTCTCGTTGTCGGGAAATTCTTGCAGGACATTGTGAGCGACTTCCGTGGATTTTACCGCCTCCTGACTAGTGATGGCCAGATGAGATGG TTAGGCCCAGAGAAAGGAGTGATCCACCTGGCCACGGCTGCAgtcctgaatgctgtgtgggacCTGTGGGCGAGGGCAGAGGGCAAG CCGTTGTGGAAGCTGCTTGTTGACATG GATCCCAAGCAGATTGTCTCATGCATTGACTTCAGATACATCACTGATGCGCTTACAGAGGAGGAGGCTCTAG ACATACTAATGAAAGCACAGGATGGCAAGCAGCACAGAG AGGATCTCATGCTGAAAGAAGGTTATCCTGCCTACACTACCTCCTGTGCATGGCTTGGATACTCAGACCAGCTGCTCAAACAG CTCTGCACGGATGCACTTAAAAGTGGTTGGACCAAGTTCAAGGTGAAAGTCGGTGCTGATCTAGAAGATGACATACGCAGGTGCCGCCTCATAAGGCAAATGATTGGACCCAGTAACACTTTG atGATCGATGCCAACCAGAGATGGGACGTAGCCGAGGCCATCAGCTGGGTGTCCAGCCTGGCTGAGTTCAAACCTCTTTGGATCGAGGAGCCCACGTCTCCAGACGACATCCTGGGTCACGCTGCTATCTCCAAG GCTTTGGCTCCTCTCGGGATTGGGGTGGCAACAGGAGAGCAG TGTCACAGCAGGGTGATGTTTAAGCAGTTCCTCCAGGCCTCAGCTCTGCAGTTTGTCCAGATAGACAGCTGTCGGCTGGGCAGTGTCAACGAGAACCTGGCTGTGCTTCTGATGGCCCACAAGTTCCAGG TGCCCGTTTGTCCTCATGCTGGAGGAGTCGGTCTCTGTGAGCTCGTCCAGCATCTGATTCTGTTCGACTACATCTGTGTGTCTGGAAGTCTCAGCGACCG AATGTGTGAATATGTGGATCACCTACATGAACACTTCACCAGTCCTGTGGTAATTCATAACGCCCACTACATGCCTCCCAAG GAGCCAGGCTACTCTTGTGAGATGCTGGAATCATCAGTGCAGAGACACCAGTACCCTGACGGAGATGTATGGAAGATGATCATAAACAAATGA
- the LOC144537027 gene encoding tyrosine-protein kinase Yes: MGCIKSKEDKGPTMKYRPENSTVSDPNSTITTPHIGHYGPDPTQLQQNQPPSSSSGSGAANFNHTLTPFGGSSAMTPFGGASSSFSGPVSNSFSGAVSSGVTFFVALYDYEARTSDDLSFKKGDRFQIINNTEGDWWEARSINTGRNGYIPSNYVAPADSIQAEEWYFGKMGRKDAERLLLNPGNHRGTFLVRESETTKGAYSLSIRDWDETKGDNVKHYKIRKLDSGGYYITTRAQFDTLQKLVKHYTEHADGLCHRLTTVCPTVKPQTQGLAKDAWEIPRESLRLELKLGQGCFGEVWMGTWNGTTKVAIKTLKPGTMSPEAFLQEAQIMKKLRHDKLVPLYAVVSEEPIYIVTEYMAKGSLLDFIKEGDGKFLKLPLLVDMAAQIADGMAFIERMNYIHRDLRAANILVADNLVCKIADFGLARLIEDNEYTARQGAKFPIKWTAPEAALYGRFTIKSDVWSFGILLTELVTKGRVPYPGMVNREVLEQVERGYRMPCPQGCPESLHEMMKLCWKKDPDERPTFEYLQSFLEDYFTATEPQYQPGENL, translated from the exons ATGGGTTGCATTAAGAGCAAAGAAGACAAAGGCCCTACGATGAAGTATCGGCCAGAGAATTCAACAGTGTCGGACCCCAACTCCACCATAACCACACCTCACATAGGTCACTACGGACCGGATCCCACCCAGCTGCAGCAGAACcaacctccctcctcctcctcaggctCTGGGGCTGCAAACTTCAACCACACTCTCACGCCGTTTGGTGGCTCGTCTGCCATGACTCCCTTTGGAGGGGCGTCATCCTCCTTCTCCGGTCCTGTGTCCAACTCGTTTTCTGGAGCTGTCTCAA gtgGTGTTACGTTCTTTGTGGCTTTGTATGACTATGAAGCCAGAACATCTGACgatctttcatttaaaaaaggagaCCGATTCCAGATCATTAACAATAC AGAAGGAGACTGGTGGGAGGCTCGCTCCATCAACACGGGGAGGAATGGCTACATCCCGAGCAATTATGTGGCCCCTGCTGACTCCATCCAGGCTGAAGA GTGGTATTTTGGTAAGATGGGACGCAAAGATGCTGAGAGGTTGCTGCTGAATCCAGGAAACCATCGAGGAACTTTCCTGGTGCGAGAAAGTGAAACTACTAAAG GGGCTTATTCTCTCTCCATACGAGACTGGGATGAAACCAAAGGAGACAATGTGAAACACTACAAGATCCGCAAGCTTGACAGTGGGGGCTACTACATCACTACCCGGGCACAGTTTGACACTTTACAGAAGCTTGTCAAACACTACACAG AGCATGCCGACGGGCTTTGCCACAGGCTGACCACAGTTTGCCCCACAGTCAAGCCTCAGACTCAGGGGCTTGCTAAAGATGCCTGGGAGATCCCCCGGGAATCCTTGCGACTGGAGCTCAAACTCGGCCAGGGCTGCTTTGGAGAGGTCTGGATGG GCACGTGGAACGGCACCACTAAGGTGGCCATAAAGACGCTGAAGCCGGGCACCATGTCGCCTGAGGCCTTCCTCCAAGAGGCTCAGATCATGAAGAAGCTCAGGCACGACAAACTGGTGCCTCTTTATGCTGTGGTGTCTGAAGAACCCATTTATATCGTCACAGAGTACATGGCCAAAG GAAGCTTGCTCGACTTCATCAAAGAGGGTGACGGAAAATTCCTGAAGCTTCCCTTGTTGGTAGACATGGCTGCACAG atCGCTGACGGCATGGCCTTCATCGAGAGGATGAACTACATCCACAGGGACCTGCGCGCCGCAAACATTCTCGTGGCCGACAACCTGGTGTGCAAGATCGCAGACTTTGGTCTGGCCAGGTTGATAGAGGACAATGAGTACACAGCGAGGCAAG GAGCCAAATTCCCAATTAAATGGACGGCCCCAGAGGCTGCCCTGTACGGCCGCTTCACCATCAAATCAGACGTCTGGTCCTTTGGGATCTTACTCACCGAGCTGGTCACCAAAGGCAGAGTGCCCTACCCAG GCATGGTGAACCGCGAGGTACTGGAGCAGGTGGAGCGAGGCTACCGCATGCCCTGCCCCCAGGGGTGCCCCGAGTCCCTGCACGAGATGATGAAGCTCTGCTGGAAGAAGGACCCGGACGAGAGGCCCACTTTCGAGTACCTCCAGTCCTTCCTGGAGGACTATTTCACTGCCACAGAGCCACAGTACCAACCTGGAGAGAACCTATAG